The segment TGATTTTATAACAGCAAATCGTAGAAGTTCAATTGAAACAAGAGAATCAAAAGATTTACCATTGCATTCATATGACGATGTgtcatataaaaatgattataataataattttcgtgATTCAAGAGATCTTGATATGGCATATTCAAGAAGTTACTATTATCCAGATCAAATTAGAACTCAACGAGAATTTATGATACATGGATTAAATGAGCCAACATTTTCACCAGATCGTTATAGAATTGAAGACTTTGATATGTACAGAAATCGTCCAACACCAAAACCAAAGAGAATTATTTACTATGCAACATTACCAGAAATTGTAAGAAAACCAGTTGATCTTAGATCATATCCCCGACCATATGACAACATGGGAAGAGCATCAATACCACCACCAATCACAAGAGATccatattacaaaaaattaccaaGTCCAATTGATTTGAGATACAGATACAGAAATTATCCAACTGCTTATGATTCTTATGATCCATATATGAAAAGATCAACTTATTATGATCGACCTTATGGACATGCTTATGATCgttttgatgattataaacACAGAGAACAAGATGTTGATCATGCAAGTTTTAAAGAAGCACCAAGAGCTGAAAatgaattgagaaaaaatgataatggaGAGAGTAGATCAGAGGAAAAGTCACAATGGCCTGTTCAAGTTGGAACTGAAGTTAATATCAAGGATACAGATAGAaatacaaatagaaaaaattatggatCACATCAGGAATTTGATAGACTTCGGACAAGCTCAAGGATCGAGCAGAGCAGTGAACAACCATCTGGAGATAAcagaaattaatatatatttttaaaataactcttattattattagaatgaTTATTGTGTAAATCTAGTGGACGGTGAAGGGTATTTATTacacaaatttaaaaacatttttatataattgtcATTAATACTTTGAATAAGTTTTTTCAATGGAAGAATTGGCAGTTCTTGATGTATGttgttgggttttttttttatcaagtcagACTtgatttactatttatttattattatctttgatTACATTTGACTGATTGCATGtagatgaaaattaaatgtctttatataattaagaaaatttcattgtaatttttttttttttttatacataattgTACGAcaaaggaaataaaaatatgattgatgatGAAGGTGATTGTGAAGGGGCTTGAAATTAAtcctttaattaattaatttttttccagctAATAATTGCTGTTGTTTAAGAAAATGTTATTATAATCTTCATATggttaaataatgaataagaAAAATCAGAGACCAACATTACCAACTGCAAAAAAAGtagttgtttttaaaaaattcataaaaatattttcataacacGGTCTGGAGTCTAGTGCACCCTGGTGGCAActcaactaattaattaaataataataataaaatttatttcaaaatgattGAAACGATCTAATTTGATTTCAAATGACTGAATTTAATCGAGTGATTTGTGTGTAGCCTCTtaagaaaaaaaggaaaaaaataaaaaaaaagtatttaaaaattggcatataaaaacaaaaagggCAGGATATGGTCAAAGTATTATCTTGTATTATCGAGCCATATGGAATTTGAGACTAAAAAAATAGTCCCGTGCAGGAAATTGCTAACGACTTAAACACTTGGGCGTTGCCAGGACCTTTTGGGTCCTGCGAacccgaaaaaaaatttataaaacaaaaataaaaaaaaaaactaaaacagTGATGGATGAACTCTCGGGACTCTGTAATTTGAAGGCGTTATGTGTGTACCATCAATGGACACGTAGgtgttttttttccatatacttttttataatgtacgactttttttttttttttatttgcttccCTTGTCTTTCTAAGCTCTTTGCAATATGACTTGTTGCTTGTTGTATATTATCCCACGATTCTCAAACATCCATCGAACTaatacagcaaaaaaaaaaaaaattctgcaaCTTCTcagcattaaaaaataaaaaatatatcttcaatttcatttattacaCCTGTTCATTTCTCATcctcaattattatttctttatctcAAATTTTTGcgattttttttcctgcaaAATTGATCCATGTTCAGAAGTTTATTAAGTTAAGGTCATCTTATGTTTGATCGACAAGTTTTTCATAATTCACAAGCTCATAAAttcgatataaataaaaaacttatggACCTTagcaaaagcaaaaaaaaggATAGAAGTCTTGTCTATATTTGCAGGTCAGTTTTAGCTAGATATACAACatcaaaatttcatatttatgttgtttattatattttttatttttgtctgatTTGAGCTGATCCTATGATGCACCCTCGGGGCTCACGTCGAGACGTTGATGATAAATGACCAAATGGATAGTTTTTAACGAaagtcaatataaatatatatgcgaAATGggggaatttttttatctcttggGGTCTGGGGTATATGGTTTACTTGAGGAAGTCTTTCTTCGAAGGTCGATTGCCAAacaatttaatcataaatCATGGCAAAATTGTTGACGTTAACTTCAGGGTAATTAGATGTATACTTACCGGTATATATTCTTACCAGAATTATTATATCCAAACACATATTGTCCTCGATTATTTcctggtagaaaaaaataacataattatattcacaatattgtcttgaattaattttgaaatataatgaaagatgattaatataaatttatgtattgtgaactatattttaaagacacaatttattttttcattatgattTTGGTGAATATTTATGGACAAAGTTGTTAATGGAATTgaagatatatattaaatgactTTCatgacatgtatatattttttttaagtctaaAAAGAACATTGTAAATCCATTGAGCACCCTtggggaaattttttttttcgttttcttcAACGAAAATCTTAACACCCTTGGTAATATCGCACGATTCAGTTGTTGTTTATTGCCAAATCCTTTTAGTCAAAGttaagcattaaaaaaaaaatgaaggaaaaaaatatatattttgtaaattaaaaggcGCCATGGACTTTATATTAAAAACGCTAATCACCCTCTGTCCTATCCTAACGACACTCTCACACACACTCAccatacttttattttctcatcttatttttatttttttttttcatttcttttttaccGCAACTTTTAATGGATATATcgaggcttttttttttccttttctcgTACCCATCTTTCATGGCTCCCCGGGGACCACCTCGTTAACTCAACACTACATGTCTtcgactgattttttttttttttttttctttctttttaatttcatgTCCCCTTCTCTCGTAATATTCTTCTCGCATTCCCATATACTTCATTATTACCACGGGATAAATTTAGCTTATATGCATCGTCAAAATTTCAGTCTCAATTTTGTTCGATGAATAAACCatctatataattttctcattttatttttatttcaattaacctatataataaaatttcaaaattacaaaatacatcaatttttttgtgtataataaattgaactttcggtaaaaaaaaacgacatttGTCGTCtgtagaattttttctttttcgaaaaaaaatgtcaatccATAATAGAACAATGAAATTTTCGAATTTGGTTCGCGAGAATGCGGGCGTGTCGTTGTTCTCATTTCcgtgaaatttaaaatatccatttaaagaaaaataagttgtaaaaaaaaaaaaaatgataaattaattgtatattaaaaaataaagtgcaATCTGGTGCGGTGTATCTTACATTGGCCTGTGGCTATCAAATTCTCTCGTTATATTACTACGAGTGTGCTCATTTGATTAACAGCAAAACGCCCAtacaactttatatatatagaaaataaaaaaaataacaacaacacacAATAAACTTGAAGCACACATCTTCAGTCTAtcgtatttttattgttttattttttatatatttgtcttGGCATACAATTGCAAGAGAAAGAATAAGAGTAACAAGcataagaaacaaaaaataaaaaaattgcacgaGACGTAAAGATGTCTCAGCCAAGTTTGTTATatcttcattaaaaattattatatatatacagatcCAGGAGGTTCGGCTTGTACTCtatatgtatgtgtatataatataccaagacaatttttaaatatgtatttgtgTTCATGAAGAAAATTATGCGTGCGAGGTATCACATTGCCTTCGGGTCAAGCCGCGCGAATAATTGGCTTCCAAGCTCGCGTAATATACTCtcaacagtattttttttttttttaaatttattttatgcttTCATCTTTGAATATTCTTCTTTTGtccattgttttaatttttttttctctttgggCGTTTAACTGCACACAACAAATTACATCTACAAATTGATTTTGCatattaatatgtaaattgttgtatatattattattaatattatacaaaatttattattgtttatttaatagaaaaataaataatacaaaatgacaaatatacaattacaatatttaaaattttaaaaatcaccttacattaaatattcataagtATTTCcggtgaatatatttttaatattttgaaatgtaattttttaatttataaataaacaaagaaaataatgataattttataaagataataaGAGAATTTACCATTTCTTTAGCGTCTAAATTAAAGGGcaaaattataagaaaaaaaaaaaaaaggaataataaagaaagaaataaaaattcttcagGTGACTTCCGGTTGGGACTTGGGAGGCAATGCTAGTGTCCCTAATTACCGTGTCGGTTCATGAATACCATTGCTGCGAACATCGCGCACACATCGTCAAttcaaagttaaaataaaaaaaaaaaaaaaataccatacACAACGTCACGGAAGCTAGCGTGGCGTCATTGGGTTGTTACTCTTTCTACTGCTCATGAATTTATGTATCTCTGCATTTATACTAACGCAATGTTTAAGTACCCCAAGAAAGtaaccaaccaaccaaccagCCAACATagataaagtataaaaaaatataaaaaatcaagtatgTGTTGATGCGGCGGTTGAAGACCTATATATGGAATTAATTTAGTCCAACGACCACTCCATGTAATTcaccatttgaaaaataaacatttttatttttatttatttttaactcacaattattcacaatattCTACTTAGCGGCATTTCaacagtatatttatttatctagaaattgttttgtatatattttaaaaaccaacGAAGGTATAACACACATCACTGGGAATGATTAGTGATGATGAAAGggacagtataaaaaaatttcttgacaAAGGAGTCAAGTTAAAACATCGTGATTTTAACATATTAGCGTTAATTAAGGTAATTATGTCTCCGCAATgagcatgtttttttttatttattttttaagcggTTACTTATTCTACAAGTTTTCTTCTTCATCCATATTCAAGTATGCCAACTTCCGAAGGTTATTAAGGTATACCTTGTAATAATACCAATGTCTATCTATATAGACTGTCATCGCGTGGGatcatttttgaataattaaaaatgtatattattaaaaatttaaaaaataaaaaaacttgaaaataaattagtggatatattttaacatttgaaaaataattgaaatattattataaaagtactaagtaaaattatattgacatttaaataaattataaataatgaaaatatatttttttaattattcaatataattaaattttaatttaataattaatcttgTGATTTCGATTTGTTGAGAGGGATGAAAGAGTTCACGAAAGGatgtatgataaaaataaaaagaggttAAAGTATTTTGTTGagagtgagtgagtgagtgagGGGGTGGTTGGGTGGTTGTGTTGATGAGGGTGCACATGAAGCACAAGGGTTAAAGTAAAGATATGAAGGAGTGAGAGGGAgggaggaaaaataaaaaaaaaaaatagaaaaagaggGTTAAAATGTGGATGAACGACGAACAAGTTAAAAAGGGAAAAGGCTGCAGCTATGACCAATGGCAGCCAGGGACAAGAACCCAGAACTCTGGGCGCCTCTGCCGTATCGATCCTCCGACCAACTTCTCCTCTGTGCAATCATCCTCTCCCGGGGTCACCTCATCCTCATCCTCACCctctttgtatattttttttttttttttttttttttcatctatatacAACATAAAAATCTttctttctatatatattttttttttcaaatttattttctttattttatttttcatgtctcAAAGATTTCTCTTTACTCTTCATTTCTGCAATATCTGTTTTGCACCACTTCAAGATACTCCAAAGATCCATCACATctactcaattttattttgcagtctactactatttttaaacttttttttttttttatttctttattatttctttctcTCGTTTTCCCATGAGACATGTTACCATCAAGATAgctttaatatcaaaaatttcttttagaatattttgatatatatatttttttctagatgtTATGATTTACCTTTGTCATGTTTTTATACGCAAGCGCAAGTATAAAGGAGTTGTCGCCCATAAAATTGTCAACCGAGTGTGTCACCAGTCAACGATTCGCGCAGGTTGGTGACATATAAACTTGATGCTCATGCGTAATCCACTGACCTATCCAAGTTGtggttattaaaattttttaaccaaTCAAATACAACGTCAACTGAGGATGTCTCCTCCTctttaaatgtttttctttgttttaaatttttcctttttttttttgcattacgCATCCTTGCTTTGTTTTATGtgtacttgatattttttcctctttttttattctcagaCACAGTGCATGCACTTATATAGGTGTATGAGAATGTCTGTCGTTTGTATGTCtgtatgtctttttttttttttttattttgttgagtCGATTTTATCAACATTGGTGGACGTCGCTTGTgagtcgtttatttttttttcttgttgtacttctttttcttgatgatcttttttattattttatttattattgtattttgttgatGGCATATAGTGGACGGGTGTACTCCCAAGTCTGTTGAATTCTTTGGTACGCCCACTCTATTATCCCAAGCGATGATGAGTGCGCGGGCGTGTATAGGGGCGCTCGTAATGTAACACACATCAGGTCCAAGGATTACCctcttttcaagtttttttatttatttatttttttcttactcaTATACTATTCTTTTCTCGCGTATATTTGAGAgagtaaaaaataagtttGGATACTTACTGGACCTCttgcttcattttttttgtttttgtaaagGTGGACTTCTTCGACGTGATATCTACCCACGTCTTAAAATGATTTGCAAACTAAAAAAGccaccaaaaataaattaacttgaacGAGATATTGTCGAAggatgttgaattattttttaaaatatatatttaacattttatatatggtatttaatttgtttctgCTATTTTAATTTGTGCGAATATTTAGGGAAACTTGGTGTTGAAAAAAACCatgaaacaatgaaaaaaaatataaatgtatatagtcAAATAATGTATATACGAAGGATAAAAAGGCAGGATTATTTCGTGAATATTACATTTGTGACTTGGTAAAGAGTAAAATTGTACGTTTGAGAAAGGTGTGTATTTCCGCGGTTCTTAATTTCCTTCGGGAATGCGCCTCAGTTTACGTGACGTTGCTCGAATGAATatcattgtattatttacCATACTGGATttcttattttcttatttatatattatttccaatttctcgctttttttttttatttatatttttcatttggcagagaaataataaagtaCTTCCAAATtccaattttcataaaaaaaaaaaaaaaaattgtctggTCTATGACATGACTAATCtactaattatttaacaattttttttaggcaatttacatttttaaacaaacaatacaACTGCTCAACATAAactaggattttttttttggattttttataattgaaaaaattatgtctgACCTATGATAGGACTGATccactaatttttattttttaggtcaaaaaattatctaaccACTTAAAAACCActgaaatgaaattaaaaaaaaaatataattaataacaattgactGATTTATGATAAGACTGAtctactaattttttttttctaccaattatataagaaaaaaaaaaaacaaaaaaaagatattgacATTGACATATACTACTTAAATCAGACATCTGAATTTTCCCTTTTTGAATttctattatcaaaaaaagtataaaaaattgaaaataaaaaataattaatcataaaaaaagaaggaatttatatatttatactgagtcaataaatgtatattgttgaatttatgataaaacacACAGACAAGTGTCAGTTTAAGAAATAAGAAAACAGGGAGTTTGTCAGTATGCCAAAGCAAATGAAATTGTATTAAAGTTTTAGCAgcttatatatatctatatacatCCAAGTTTTCGTTTCACAATTGCTCATCCTTTTTTTAGTCTCATTCCACTGACAGTTTTCTTTCGACACCCCCAAAGGGGCCCAGGCCAGATATTAAACTTGTCGCTTTAACGTAAAATGAAGCgaagacttttttatttttccccttcatatacacatttttttttatctcatatttttatttttttaacgcaATAAAGTTAAAGCACGTTGAATATCAAAATTACGTTGTATTCCAGCGTGTCTTTATATTGTCTTTATGAAACAATAGATTTTTATGTATGTCTACAAAATTACTTAcataattgataaatgattttttttcttttttttctttttttacatcataaaataaataactgaataataatattattatttgaaaaataatatgacaaaaaatataattaaataagtgagagaataaaaataaatcagtgCGAAAAACTggtttgtgtgtgtgtgtgtgtgaataCAGACACCTTCTGCTGCCAATTTGCAAGACTCACGCAACTAGACGGTTTTATTTACGATATAATTGAGATATATTGAAACGTGGGATACAGACGTCCAGCTGGGTTACTTTGAAAATTTCAGCGCCATCTTCTTGggctaattattttttgtgttgtgcaataaaaagtaaaataataatgcaaaaaacaaaaatattacaactaaaaaaatactcatactttctcgtttttttatatttaatttttttttttttttttttctatgctgTAATGTATTTACGTTATGTTATGATAAACaagctttttcatttttagttaactattttttatatcttcctaaaaaaattatacataggctaaaattatttttaccttttttagcatttagaattttttttttttgttttttaaatgactaTACCAGGTGTCGGAGTTTAGATAAATTGCAGTCTGCCTACTGTCGTATATCTGTGTCTAGgatgtatttaaaatagtcgaaaaataa is part of the Aphidius gifuensis isolate YNYX2018 linkage group LG1, ASM1490517v1, whole genome shotgun sequence genome and harbors:
- the LOC122860388 gene encoding uncharacterized protein LOC122860388 is translated as MFCAIVLLTLITKTFGGGIGTAWDISPSKNIESTTNPSWLRGDSSAFEIRSVSGVGHHEESTQEFTDEQVTKNPVSSRNSKELDDMENDYTPEILFDNPVIKSIFRTPRKELDVEIISSGAWEKSIKSDNKLNKNRGSCPESLEDNYFNNKPNIQPRHRRDLTDDTKIEKLNGNKNVREARMNIPTETWSKPMSIEFRKRTSLDGLFKNEDTESKMINHEEPPHVDFITANRRSSIETRESKDLPLHSYDDVSYKNDYNNNFRDSRDLDMAYSRSYYYPDQIRTQREFMIHGLNEPTFSPDRYRIEDFDMYRNRPTPKPKRIIYYATLPEIVRKPVDLRSYPRPYDNMGRASIPPPITRDPYYKKLPSPIDLRYRYRNYPTAYDSYDPYMKRSTYYDRPYGHAYDRFDDYKHREQDVDHASFKEAPRAENELRKNDNGESRSEEKSQWPVQVGTEVNIKDTDRNTNRKNYGSHQEFDRLRTSSRIEQSSEQPSGDNRN